A genomic window from Sphingobacterium sp. BN32 includes:
- the rsgA gene encoding ribosome small subunit-dependent GTPase A: MRGLVTKSTGSWYQVLGPDNVRYECRIKGKFRTHGIKSTNPVAVGDWVEFELEPGQQNGVINELEPRKNYIIRKSVNLSKQTQIIGANLDQAILVVTLASPATSTGFIDRFLVTAEAYSIPAVLIFNKLDLFSDEGLELLAEFMALYEQLGYPCYAVSALEGEHIEEVRALLKDKTTLVSGHSGVGKSTLVNAVVPEADLKTGEISDWSDKGKHTTTFAEMIDLPFGGKLIDTPGIRELGIVDIEPQELSHFFPEMRALLNQCKFHNCRHINEPGCAVLQAVEAGEIEPSRYDSYISIYNNENNRN, from the coding sequence ATGCGCGGTTTAGTAACTAAATCTACAGGTAGTTGGTATCAGGTTCTTGGACCCGACAATGTTCGCTATGAATGTAGAATCAAAGGGAAGTTTAGAACACATGGTATCAAAAGCACCAACCCTGTTGCCGTCGGCGATTGGGTGGAGTTTGAACTGGAACCCGGTCAGCAGAACGGCGTAATCAATGAATTGGAACCTCGGAAAAATTACATCATCCGAAAATCTGTCAACCTATCCAAACAAACCCAGATTATTGGTGCAAACCTGGATCAGGCAATACTCGTCGTTACACTCGCTTCACCAGCGACATCCACCGGATTTATCGACCGGTTTTTGGTTACCGCAGAAGCATATAGCATACCTGCAGTCTTGATATTCAATAAGCTCGACCTTTTTAGTGATGAAGGATTGGAGCTATTGGCAGAATTTATGGCACTTTATGAGCAGCTTGGTTATCCCTGCTATGCTGTATCGGCATTGGAGGGCGAGCATATTGAAGAAGTCAGAGCCTTGTTAAAAGATAAAACGACCTTGGTTTCCGGCCACTCGGGCGTAGGAAAATCAACCTTAGTCAATGCTGTGGTTCCGGAAGCGGATCTGAAAACCGGAGAAATATCCGACTGGTCCGATAAAGGTAAGCATACAACAACCTTCGCCGAGATGATCGATCTTCCATTTGGAGGCAAATTAATCGATACCCCAGGAATTCGTGAGCTCGGAATAGTCGATATAGAACCTCAGGAATTGTCACATTTCTTCCCTGAAATGCGAGCCCTTCTCAATCAATGTAAGTTCCATAATTGCAGGCACATAAACGAGCCGGGTTGTGCCGTACTGCAGGCTGTAGAAGCCGGAGAAATTGAACCATCGCGTTACGATAGCTATATCAGTATCTATAACAACGAAAATAATCGCAACTAA